From Mannheimia pernigra, one genomic window encodes:
- a CDS encoding H-NS family nucleoid-associated regulatory protein, with translation MSDLKSLLNIRSLRAFAKDLALEQLKSIAQKLDTIIAEKEEEIRKEEQEKAKQLESLKKYTEMLKQDGLSIDELAQLLADKMIKGRKTLKARKSASPRPAKYKFIDAKGNEKTWTGQGRTPKALQQALDKGKKLEDFAI, from the coding sequence ATGTCAGATTTAAAAAGTCTTTTAAATATTCGTAGTTTAAGAGCATTCGCTAAAGATTTAGCTCTTGAGCAATTAAAATCAATTGCTCAAAAACTAGATACTATTATTGCTGAAAAAGAAGAAGAAATTAGAAAAGAAGAGCAGGAAAAAGCAAAACAATTAGAAAGCTTGAAAAAATATACCGAAATGCTTAAACAAGACGGGCTCTCTATTGATGAATTGGCACAATTATTAGCAGATAAAATGATTAAAGGCCGTAAAACACTTAAAGCACGCAAATCAGCTTCTCCTCGCCCTGCTAAATATAAATTTATTGATGCTAAAGGCAATGAAAAAACGTGGACAGGTCAAGGCAGAACACCAAAAGCATTGCAACAAGCACTAGATAAAGGTAAAAAGTTAGAAGATTTCGCTATTTAA
- the metX gene encoding homoserine O-acetyltransferase MetX, protein MAQHITLFEETPLPLSLGGELSPITVAYQTYGVLNADKSNAVLICHALTGDAEPYYDTATEKGWWQDFMGKGLAFDTEKYFFICSNVLGGCKGTTGPASINPKTNRPYGSQFPIITVQDIVNVQKALIDYLEIPRLHTVVGGSFGGMQATQWGISYPDQVRNIINLCSSLTLSAEAIGFNHIMRQAIIHDPHFNGGDYYDGIEPDNGLAIARMLGMLTYRTDIQLAKAFGRETKQQGKIWGEYFQVESYLSYQGTKFLGRFDANTYIHLLRALDLYDPALGYENEEMALKRIKANYTFVAVTSDQLFKQIDVYKSKQKLEQAGVNLEFHEFHSDFGHDSFLVDYDFFEPMIKKGLEK, encoded by the coding sequence ATGGCTCAGCACATCACGCTTTTTGAGGAAACGCCCCTGCCACTTTCATTAGGCGGTGAACTTTCCCCTATTACTGTCGCTTATCAAACTTACGGCGTCTTAAATGCAGATAAAAGTAATGCAGTTTTAATCTGCCACGCCCTTACTGGCGATGCTGAGCCTTATTACGATACAGCAACTGAAAAAGGTTGGTGGCAAGATTTTATGGGAAAAGGGCTAGCTTTTGATACCGAAAAATACTTCTTTATTTGTAGTAATGTGTTGGGTGGTTGTAAAGGTACGACAGGTCCCGCTTCTATCAACCCTAAAACGAATAGACCTTACGGTAGCCAATTCCCCATTATTACCGTACAAGATATTGTGAATGTACAAAAAGCCTTGATTGATTATCTAGAAATCCCAAGACTTCATACAGTAGTGGGCGGCTCTTTTGGTGGAATGCAAGCAACACAATGGGGAATTAGTTATCCAGACCAAGTGCGTAACATTATTAACCTCTGCTCATCGCTTACCTTAAGTGCTGAAGCGATAGGTTTTAACCATATTATGCGTCAAGCCATTATTCACGATCCACATTTTAATGGTGGAGATTATTATGATGGCATAGAACCAGATAACGGCTTAGCAATAGCTCGAATGTTAGGAATGCTCACTTACCGTACCGATATTCAGTTAGCTAAAGCGTTCGGACGAGAAACAAAACAGCAAGGCAAAATTTGGGGTGAATATTTCCAAGTGGAATCTTATCTAAGCTATCAAGGCACAAAATTTCTGGGGCGTTTTGATGCAAATACCTATATTCATTTATTAAGAGCGCTGGATTTATACGATCCCGCCCTTGGTTATGAAAACGAAGAAATGGCGTTAAAACGCATTAAAGCTAACTATACATTTGTTGCGGTCACTAGCGATCAGCTTTTCAAACAAATTGATGTATATAAAAGCAAACAGAAATTAGAGCAAGCTGGGGTGAATTTAGAATTCCACGAGTTTCATTCCGATTTTGGACACGACTCATTCTTGGTGGATTATGATTTCTTTGAACCGATGATTAAAAAAGGCTTAGAAAAGTAA
- a CDS encoding Na+/H+ antiporter NhaC family protein: MNLVDYSTSLWSVLPALIALMLAIITRKVIISLSIGIIFGAFMLTNSNFLDALTYIKNSVVSLVYKGAEEGLNANNVNIILFLVLLGVLTSLLSISGSNQAFANWAQNKVKGKRGAKLMAAGLVFFTFIDDYFHSLAVGAIARPVTDKFRVSRAKLAYILDSTAAPMCVLMPISSWGAYIITLIAGLLATHSISGYSPLGAFMTMSVMNFYAIFSMIMVFIVAYFSFDIGSMARFERHTEALDSLEEEQVETKGQVRDLILPIATLIFTTVTMMIKTGADALAEAGTPFSILGAFENTTVGISLVVGGLAALIVATICIVTSGHISLKNYFRAYGLGVKMMSGAITILFFAWTINGVVSDMQTGKYLSGLVGEHIAAGFLPAILFVLAAAMAFSTGTSWGTFGIMLPIGAAMAVHSDPSLIIPCLSAVMAGAVCGDHCSPISDTTILSSTGAQCNHMDHVISQLPYALLVAVASIVGYLFVGFTQSALLGFVSTAVVMALLILIFKAKKTEK; encoded by the coding sequence ATGAATCTAGTTGATTATTCTACATCGCTTTGGTCTGTGTTGCCTGCATTGATTGCATTAATGTTAGCAATAATTACGCGCAAAGTGATTATTTCATTAAGTATCGGAATTATATTTGGTGCATTTATGCTAACTAATAGTAATTTTCTTGATGCACTTACCTATATTAAAAATAGTGTTGTTTCTTTAGTCTATAAAGGTGCTGAGGAAGGTTTAAATGCTAATAATGTCAATATTATTTTATTTTTGGTTTTATTAGGCGTGTTAACTTCTTTATTAAGTATTTCTGGCAGTAATCAAGCCTTCGCTAATTGGGCACAAAATAAAGTAAAAGGTAAACGTGGTGCAAAATTAATGGCAGCAGGTTTAGTATTTTTTACTTTTATTGATGATTATTTTCATAGTTTAGCTGTAGGGGCTATTGCTCGTCCAGTTACGGATAAATTTCGTGTTTCTCGTGCAAAATTAGCTTATATTCTAGATTCAACAGCTGCCCCAATGTGTGTTCTAATGCCTATTTCAAGCTGGGGAGCTTACATCATTACTTTAATCGCAGGTTTATTAGCGACGCATTCTATTAGTGGCTATTCGCCACTTGGTGCATTTATGACAATGAGTGTGATGAACTTTTATGCGATTTTTTCAATGATTATGGTATTTATTGTAGCTTATTTCTCATTTGATATTGGCTCAATGGCTCGTTTTGAACGCCATACAGAAGCGTTAGATTCATTAGAGGAAGAGCAAGTAGAGACAAAAGGACAAGTTCGTGATCTGATTTTACCAATTGCTACTTTAATTTTTACAACTGTTACAATGATGATAAAAACGGGGGCAGATGCTTTAGCTGAAGCTGGTACACCATTCTCTATTTTAGGGGCGTTTGAAAATACCACCGTAGGTATTTCGTTGGTTGTCGGTGGGCTTGCTGCACTTATTGTCGCAACGATTTGTATTGTAACAAGCGGTCATATTTCGCTAAAAAATTACTTCCGTGCTTATGGATTAGGCGTAAAAATGATGTCTGGTGCAATTACTATTTTATTCTTCGCCTGGACAATCAATGGCGTAGTAAGTGATATGCAAACGGGTAAATATTTATCTGGTTTAGTTGGTGAGCATATTGCAGCGGGTTTCTTACCTGCGATTTTATTTGTATTAGCGGCGGCAATGGCATTCTCAACAGGTACAAGTTGGGGAACCTTTGGTATTATGTTGCCAATTGGTGCAGCAATGGCTGTACATTCTGACCCTTCATTAATTATTCCTTGTTTATCGGCAGTAATGGCGGGCGCAGTATGTGGAGACCACTGCTCACCTATTTCTGATACAACTATTCTATCTTCAACAGGGGCTCAATGTAACCATATGGATCACGTTATTTCTCAATTACCTTATGCGTTATTAGTGGCAGTAGCATCTATTGTTGGTTATTTGTTTGTGGGCTTCACACAATCAGCCTTATTAGGATTTGTATCAACTGCTGTAGTAATGGCACTATTGATTTTAATCTTTAAAGCGAAAAAAACAGAAAAATAA
- a CDS encoding SDR family oxidoreductase — protein MKTALVTGVTAGFGLAICKLLLQSGYKVIGTGRRAERLNELHLQFGDQFLPLVFDIQQPEKVEEALNSRPQGWRKIDVLVNNAGLALGLEPAYKSDLNDWYQMIDTNIKGLVTITRIVLPEMVEHNSGHIINIGSIAGTYPYPGGHIYGGTKAFVKQFSLNLRADLAGTKVRVSNVEPGLCGGTEFSHIRFKGDDEKVAKIYENVEFIRPEDVANIVLWLNQQPEHVNINRIEVMPVAQTSSALNVARSL, from the coding sequence ATGAAAACTGCATTAGTAACAGGCGTAACCGCTGGTTTTGGTTTAGCCATTTGTAAATTACTGCTTCAATCAGGCTATAAAGTGATTGGTACGGGCAGACGAGCGGAGCGTTTAAACGAGCTACATTTGCAATTTGGCGATCAATTTTTACCGCTTGTATTTGATATTCAGCAACCAGAAAAAGTGGAAGAAGCATTAAACAGTCGTCCTCAAGGTTGGCGAAAAATAGATGTATTAGTTAATAATGCGGGGCTAGCCCTTGGATTAGAGCCTGCCTATAAATCGGATTTAAATGATTGGTATCAAATGATCGATACTAATATTAAAGGCTTAGTCACAATAACGCGTATAGTGCTACCTGAAATGGTTGAGCATAATTCAGGTCATATTATTAATATTGGCTCAATTGCAGGCACTTATCCTTATCCTGGCGGGCATATTTATGGTGGAACAAAAGCTTTTGTAAAACAGTTCAGTTTAAATTTACGTGCAGATTTAGCCGGCACAAAAGTGCGAGTGTCGAATGTTGAGCCAGGCTTATGTGGTGGAACCGAATTTTCTCATATTCGTTTTAAAGGTGATGATGAAAAAGTAGCAAAAATTTATGAAAATGTGGAATTTATTCGCCCAGAAGATGTTGCCAACATTGTGTTATGGTTAAATCAACAACCAGAACACGTGAATATAAATCGTATTGAAGTAATGCCAGTTGCACAAACTTCATCAGCTTTGAATGTGGCACGCAGTCTTTAG
- the purU gene encoding formyltetrahydrofolate deformylase: MLEHKILLTECPDDTGLVAKITNICYKHQLNIIKNSEFVDNETKRFFMRTELNGIFNDKTLLADLEFTLPEGSIYKLLPKQRKRIVILVTKEAHCLGDLLMKNYYGGLDVEIAAVIGNHDTLKGLVERFDVPFHLISHENLTRIEHDKMLAEKIDEYSPDYIVLAKYMRVLNPEFVARYPNRVVNIHHSFLPAFIGAKPYQRAYERGVKIIGATAHFVNDELDEGPIIMQNVINVDHTYTAEAMMRAGRDVEKTVLSQALELVLTDKIFVYKNKTIIL, encoded by the coding sequence ATGCTTGAACACAAAATATTATTAACCGAATGCCCTGATGACACAGGATTAGTCGCCAAAATTACTAATATTTGTTACAAACACCAATTAAATATTATTAAAAACTCGGAATTTGTAGATAACGAAACCAAACGTTTTTTTATGCGTACTGAATTAAATGGTATTTTTAACGATAAAACCTTATTAGCAGATCTGGAATTTACTTTACCAGAAGGTTCTATTTATAAATTATTACCAAAACAGAGAAAGCGTATTGTTATTTTAGTAACAAAAGAGGCTCATTGTTTAGGCGATTTATTAATGAAAAACTATTATGGTGGATTAGATGTAGAAATTGCTGCTGTAATTGGCAACCACGATACGCTAAAAGGCTTAGTTGAACGCTTTGATGTGCCATTTCATTTAATCAGCCACGAAAACCTAACTCGTATTGAGCACGACAAAATGCTCGCTGAAAAAATTGACGAATACTCACCTGACTATATTGTTCTAGCTAAATATATGCGGGTTTTAAATCCTGAATTTGTTGCTCGTTATCCAAACCGAGTCGTAAATATTCATCATTCTTTTTTACCTGCTTTTATTGGAGCCAAACCGTATCAAAGAGCTTATGAGCGTGGGGTAAAAATTATTGGTGCAACTGCACATTTCGTAAATGATGAATTAGATGAGGGCCCAATTATTATGCAAAATGTGATCAACGTCGATCACACCTATACCGCAGAAGCAATGATGCGTGCAGGGCGAGATGTAGAGAAAACAGTTCTAAGCCAAGCATTAGAATTAGTGCTTACCGATAAAATTTTTGTCTATAAAAATAAGACGATTATTCTATAA